A single genomic interval of Mesoplodon densirostris isolate mMesDen1 chromosome 8, mMesDen1 primary haplotype, whole genome shotgun sequence harbors:
- the LOC132495356 gene encoding ATP synthase membrane subunit K, mitochondrial-like has protein sequence MAGPETDAQFQFTGIKKYFNSYTLTGRMNCVLATYGGIALIVLHFKLRSKKTPAVKAT, from the coding sequence ATGGCAGGTCCAGAAACTGATGCCCAGTTCCAATTCACTGGtatcaaaaaatatttcaacTCTTACACTCTCACAGGGAGAATGAATTGTGTACTGGCCACATACGGAGGTATTGCTTTGATAGTTTTACACTTTAAGTTAAGGTCTAAAAAAACTCCAGCTGTGAAAGCAACATAA